Proteins encoded by one window of Salmonirosea aquatica:
- the rplS gene encoding 50S ribosomal protein L19 produces MSELIKLVEATNENRKSEFPDFKSGDTIVVHVKIREGAKERLQLFQGTVIQRRNPNSAGETFTVRKISNGVGVERIFPILSPTIAKIELLRRGKVRRARLFYLRGRQGKAARIKELKSAKVAEKA; encoded by the coding sequence CAAACTCGTTGAGGCTACGAATGAGAATCGTAAGTCTGAATTTCCCGATTTCAAATCGGGCGACACCATCGTTGTGCACGTGAAAATCCGTGAGGGTGCCAAGGAGCGTCTTCAGTTGTTCCAGGGTACCGTCATTCAGCGCCGTAATCCCAATAGCGCGGGTGAAACGTTTACCGTGCGCAAGATTTCTAACGGAGTAGGGGTAGAGCGTATTTTCCCTATTCTTTCTCCTACCATCGCCAAAATCGAGCTACTTCGCCGGGGTAAGGTACGTCGGGCTCGCCTGTTCTACCTGCGCGGACGTCAGGGTAAGGCGGCTCGTATCAAGGAACTGAAGTCGGCCAAAGTAGCTGAAAAAGCATAA